The Thiothrix subterranea genome has a segment encoding these proteins:
- a CDS encoding putative inorganic carbon transporter subunit DabA encodes MTNHSQSHDAQRDYLREAIAGLNAVLPIQAPLQDFVHFNPLENYEYLPFAEALRTAHAHSGSLGYLPNGEYRRFFREGRINRHDIFSVLATEADKAADRDIYLTALANNIKPITFQQMRWQVEENHALERFQADVAFEQREKLLEAAGQDEAVAIRALWETCLQKLELHYDLPHPEALLNLRLSDINGIWDQIKQQGQIGASIPDAESFIHAESRHLLHDLLDQVGETLTLRGLLSKLTAVDVMDSLLPLLDRHLASWLDQGIAAFRSQSNGFYTHWREATLNDPTLTLAGMDDWDDYLRSLHHDPLETIHQEMMRLGIDKAHWGGYLRVLALELPGWSGMFNWRAKNPGYYGLTTPVSMEDYLAVRLVLEHIFCRHVARDNWQIDASTTGIRGYFHQHQDEFFVRYHAYNTTLPEFLQQLAQQFLSSQEDIQPADWHQLAHQILTWNLAPETVIPVGTDIYRKAWRLFHLAQHLGMAAPQVAQLETPRIKRLLAILEELDDPNTSGYLWLRAYEHHYQEEIFSALLNKHAEEPPPNLSSPPNAQLIFCMDDREESVRRHLEELAPDLETFGAAGVFGLPNNWRGLDAPRPLKLAQPVVTAVHELREVPAANAQRRLPAHQRRQRWLNWLHKLKNHRMRHSVIGTTLALPLLAPFALLEMVGRSVMPAAYQRFISKVQRQTSVPLKTRVAYTAQDALECPSKDHNQQGFSAEEKVTKVATFLKLTGFTSGFASLVVLMAHRSRHLNNPHILGYGCGACSGRFGGPNARAFTSMCNEPEVRAQLVAQHGIHIPDGCWFIASEHDTTSDAIDWFDTDLIPASHRSVFAHVQQATEQAVRLSAQERCRKFASASPHLTPLQAKRHVEGRAASPDQVRAELGHQGCAVAFIGRRELSKGIFWDRRSFLISYDPHNDPDGKMLEAQLQGNGVVGVGIQMDYYFSRMQNGYFGSGSKATHNLTGLFGVMEGGASDLRTGLAQQMVELHEPMRLLAIAEAEIDTLVAIYQRHDYLRRLLDNGWVLLAAKPPERNEIHVFQPGKGFAQWQGEIHQLPRVQHSQEWYAGQRGYLPPAAVRNTAEVTHG; translated from the coding sequence ATGACGAATCACAGTCAGTCACACGACGCACAACGTGACTATTTGCGTGAAGCCATTGCCGGTCTGAATGCGGTGCTGCCGATTCAAGCGCCGCTGCAAGATTTTGTGCATTTTAATCCGCTGGAAAATTACGAATACCTGCCATTCGCCGAGGCGCTGCGCACCGCTCACGCTCACAGTGGCTCACTGGGCTATTTGCCGAACGGCGAATACCGCCGGTTTTTCCGCGAAGGGCGCATCAATCGCCACGATATTTTCAGCGTACTCGCCACCGAAGCCGATAAAGCGGCTGACCGCGACATTTACCTCACCGCGCTGGCGAATAATATTAAGCCGATTACCTTCCAGCAAATGCGTTGGCAGGTGGAAGAAAACCACGCGCTGGAACGTTTTCAAGCCGATGTTGCCTTTGAGCAGCGCGAAAAATTACTCGAAGCCGCCGGACAAGACGAAGCCGTCGCCATCCGTGCCTTGTGGGAAACCTGCCTGCAAAAGCTGGAACTGCACTACGATTTGCCGCACCCCGAAGCCTTGCTCAACCTGCGCCTCAGCGACATTAACGGCATCTGGGATCAAATCAAGCAACAAGGGCAAATCGGCGCCAGCATCCCCGATGCAGAAAGCTTCATCCACGCCGAAAGCCGCCACCTGCTGCATGATTTGCTGGATCAGGTCGGCGAAACCCTCACCCTGCGTGGCTTACTGAGCAAACTTACCGCTGTTGACGTAATGGATTCGCTGCTGCCGCTGCTGGATCGCCATCTGGCAAGCTGGCTCGACCAAGGCATTGCCGCCTTCCGCTCCCAATCCAACGGATTTTACACGCATTGGCGCGAAGCCACCCTCAACGACCCCACCCTCACCCTCGCTGGCATGGACGATTGGGACGATTACCTGCGTTCTCTGCATCACGACCCGCTGGAAACCATCCACCAAGAAATGATGCGCCTTGGCATCGACAAAGCCCATTGGGGCGGCTACTTGCGGGTATTGGCACTGGAATTGCCGGGCTGGTCAGGCATGTTCAACTGGCGGGCGAAAAACCCCGGCTATTACGGTTTAACCACACCGGTGAGCATGGAAGATTACCTCGCGGTGCGTTTGGTGCTGGAACACATCTTCTGCCGTCACGTTGCCCGCGACAACTGGCAAATCGACGCCAGCACCACCGGCATTCGCGGTTATTTCCATCAGCATCAGGATGAGTTTTTTGTTCGCTACCACGCCTACAACACCACCTTGCCGGAATTCCTGCAACAACTCGCTCAGCAATTCTTAAGCAGCCAAGAAGACATTCAACCCGCTGACTGGCATCAACTCGCGCACCAAATCCTAACTTGGAACCTTGCGCCGGAAACCGTGATCCCCGTCGGCACGGACATTTACCGCAAGGCTTGGCGCTTATTCCACCTTGCCCAACACTTAGGCATGGCCGCGCCGCAAGTGGCGCAATTGGAAACCCCGCGCATCAAACGCCTGCTGGCAATTCTGGAAGAGCTCGACGACCCCAACACCAGTGGCTACTTATGGCTGCGGGCGTATGAACACCATTACCAAGAAGAAATTTTCAGCGCGTTGTTGAACAAACACGCGGAAGAACCCCCGCCTAACCTCTCTTCCCCGCCCAATGCGCAACTGATTTTCTGCATGGATGACCGCGAAGAAAGCGTGCGCCGCCATCTGGAAGAACTCGCCCCCGACCTCGAAACCTTCGGCGCGGCAGGCGTATTCGGCTTACCCAATAACTGGCGCGGGCTGGATGCACCCCGTCCGCTAAAACTGGCACAACCCGTGGTGACGGCGGTTCACGAACTCCGCGAAGTTCCCGCCGCGAACGCCCAACGGCGCTTACCCGCCCACCAACGCCGCCAACGCTGGCTCAATTGGCTGCACAAGCTGAAAAATCACCGGATGCGCCACAGCGTCATCGGCACGACCTTGGCATTACCGTTACTCGCCCCGTTTGCCTTGCTGGAAATGGTCGGGCGCAGCGTCATGCCCGCCGCCTACCAACGCTTCATCAGCAAGGTACAACGCCAAACCAGTGTGCCACTCAAAACCCGCGTGGCTTACACCGCACAAGACGCATTGGAATGCCCCAGCAAAGACCACAACCAACAAGGCTTCAGCGCCGAGGAAAAAGTCACCAAGGTTGCCACTTTCCTCAAACTCACCGGCTTTACCAGCGGCTTTGCGTCCTTGGTAGTGCTCATGGCACACCGTTCGCGCCATTTGAATAACCCGCACATTCTCGGCTACGGTTGCGGCGCGTGCAGCGGGCGCTTCGGCGGCCCCAATGCGCGTGCCTTTACCAGCATGTGCAATGAACCGGAAGTGCGGGCGCAATTGGTCGCGCAACACGGCATTCACATCCCTGACGGCTGCTGGTTCATCGCCAGTGAACACGATACCACCAGCGATGCCATCGACTGGTTTGACACCGATTTGATTCCCGCCAGCCATCGCAGCGTGTTTGCACATGTCCAGCAAGCCACCGAGCAAGCCGTGCGCTTATCCGCGCAAGAACGTTGCCGCAAATTTGCCTCTGCCAGCCCGCACCTGACCCCGCTTCAAGCCAAGCGGCATGTGGAAGGTCGCGCCGCTTCCCCCGATCAGGTACGGGCGGAATTAGGGCATCAAGGTTGTGCGGTCGCCTTCATTGGGCGGCGGGAATTGAGCAAAGGGATTTTCTGGGATCGGCGCTCGTTCCTGATTTCGTATGACCCACACAATGACCCCGATGGCAAAATGTTAGAAGCGCAATTGCAAGGCAATGGCGTGGTCGGGGTCGGGATTCAGATGGACTACTACTTTTCGCGGATGCAAAACGGCTACTTCGGTTCCGGCAGCAAAGCCACCCACAATCTCACTGGCTTGTTTGGGGTCATGGAAGGCGGCGCGAGCGATTTACGCACCGGGCTGGCACAACAGATGGTGGAATTGCACGAGCCGATGCGCTTACTCGCAATTGCCGAAGCCGAGATTGATACCTTGGTGGCGATTTACCAGCGCCATGATTACTTGCGGCGCTTGCTGGACAATGGCTGGGTATTGCTGGCAGCAAAACCGCCGGAGCGTAACGAAATCCATGTGTTCCAACCCGGCAAAGGCTTTGCGCAATGGCAAGGCGAAATTCATCAATTGCCAAGGGTACAGCATTCGCAGGAATGGTACGCGGGGCAACGCGGGTATTTGCCGCCCGCTGCGGTGCGCAATACAGCGGAGGTGACACATGGCTAA
- a CDS encoding proton-conducting transporter transmembrane domain-containing protein produces the protein MPNSLLLLIPGLPFLAALWIVLGFIFGWNRGEKGERETALVAVTANTLSLLAMVALAIYDFTHGAPGHVMLFPWLQSGDYQASVSLMLDTLSLSFGVVMATITLVVTRFSVNYLHREPGFRRFFIVMSLFSCAMLLIVLSGSALLGFIGWEMAGISSYMLIAYAWQRETAAEGATRAFVTNRFGDTGYLFGMFIGFSWLGNVEWNVLFGEKPDMSGMVVGLMSMGFMLAALVKSAQFPFSAWITRALEGPTPSSAVFYGSIMVHAGIYLLLRLEPLLEESPLLGNVLILLGILTVLYGWLGVQVQTDIKSSLIFSTQQQTGLMLIEIGFGFYTLAAFHMGLHAIWRAYQFLHSPSFLQQTEWEPAKPAPAWLRKRRWLYTAALQRFWLVPLENWLLVRPTQALAHEVQTLDSRVIDRLTGTPSHSNMLSTLAEMQDFQQGKLRLESGIGTGSGLLGKLMQWVAERFEWLEDRLLLQKGGGKLGRYLQQLGEYLDLVEELLTQPRYLILLIAATLAVIL, from the coding sequence ATGCCTAACAGCTTACTCCTCCTCATCCCCGGCCTCCCCTTCCTCGCCGCCCTGTGGATTGTCCTCGGCTTTATCTTCGGCTGGAATCGCGGTGAAAAAGGCGAACGCGAAACCGCGCTGGTCGCTGTCACTGCCAACACCCTCAGCTTGCTGGCCATGGTCGCGCTGGCGATTTACGACTTTACCCACGGCGCACCCGGTCATGTGATGTTGTTTCCGTGGCTGCAAAGCGGCGATTACCAAGCCTCGGTCAGCTTGATGCTGGATACGCTCAGCTTAAGCTTTGGCGTGGTAATGGCGACGATTACGTTGGTGGTCACGCGCTTTTCGGTCAACTATTTGCACCGTGAACCCGGTTTTCGGCGCTTTTTCATTGTGATGTCGCTATTTTCCTGCGCCATGTTGCTGATTGTGCTGTCGGGCAGTGCCTTGCTGGGCTTTATTGGCTGGGAAATGGCGGGAATCAGTTCCTACATGCTGATTGCGTATGCCTGGCAGCGCGAAACAGCGGCGGAAGGCGCTACCCGTGCGTTTGTCACCAACCGTTTCGGCGATACCGGTTATTTGTTCGGCATGTTCATTGGCTTTAGCTGGCTGGGCAATGTTGAGTGGAATGTATTGTTTGGCGAAAAACCCGATATGTCCGGCATGGTAGTGGGCTTGATGAGCATGGGTTTCATGCTGGCAGCGCTGGTAAAATCGGCGCAATTTCCGTTCAGTGCGTGGATTACTCGTGCGTTGGAAGGCCCCACCCCATCCAGCGCAGTATTTTACGGCTCGATCATGGTACACGCGGGGATTTACCTGCTGTTACGCCTCGAACCCTTGCTGGAAGAATCCCCCCTGTTGGGCAACGTGCTGATTCTATTAGGCATACTCACGGTGCTGTACGGCTGGTTAGGCGTGCAAGTGCAAACTGACATTAAAAGCTCGCTGATCTTTTCCACCCAACAGCAAACCGGGCTAATGCTGATTGAAATCGGGTTCGGATTTTACACCCTCGCCGCATTCCACATGGGGCTACACGCGATTTGGCGGGCTTACCAATTCCTGCATTCGCCCTCGTTTTTGCAACAAACCGAATGGGAACCCGCCAAACCCGCTCCCGCTTGGCTGCGCAAACGCCGCTGGCTGTATACTGCCGCCCTGCAACGTTTCTGGCTCGTACCACTGGAAAACTGGTTGCTGGTACGCCCGACCCAAGCCCTCGCGCACGAAGTGCAAACCTTGGATAGCCGCGTGATTGACCGCCTCACCGGGACACCGTCGCACAGCAATATGCTCTCCACCTTGGCCGAAATGCAGGACTTCCAACAAGGCAAATTGCGGCTGGAAAGCGGCATCGGCACGGGTTCAGGCTTGCTGGGCAAGCTGATGCAATGGGTGGCAGAACGCTTTGAATGGCTGGAAGACCGGCTGTTATTACAAAAAGGTGGCGGCAAACTGGGGCGCTATTTGCAGCAATTGGGCGAATACCTCGATTTGGTTGAAGAGCTGCTCACCCAACCGCGTTACCTGATTTTATTGATAGCGGCTACCCTCGCCGTTATTTTGTAG
- a CDS encoding DUF2309 domain-containing protein, which produces MSGGIFQHLLEHLEHVLPGQAPLRDFVHHNTLHGFQHLPFPAALKAAHDITGAYGYLPSEKFREYFQRGRITADDLDSVLQADSGLNSVETVFNRAANGAAVTRGDIYRTALIHPIKPISPSEFVWQVEENRVLERDGELWSACLSALQLDHHLLHSEDLLNFSPERAARLFAAELDAQGTGIHERVAQDAQQQLLRLTQQVGETLTLRDLLQAVTGEDILHDIRPLFLRQVASWLDQGMAAWHNGTAGSSFFTAWRNTSEDDLTSTLEGLTDWSEHLNSLPDTAEAAIIAELQRIGIPKEHWESYLERLALELPGWSGMFLWRDQHPGYAGITTPHVHMLDYLAVRLSMEHLFARRLCRQIWWMEASLSDIRGRFRRHPTEFWVRYYTFNHRLPEYLLTPAQQLIRHSRPRVNEEAQWEQLAHQIWTWAHSPANATLQGWNAYAHGWRLFRLAQHLALDAATLHQLNHTQLEVIFTCLDALDAEHSGFLWLQAYERHYREQIFNAIINNHGRGTWQQRHQRPQAQLVFCMDEREEGIRRHLEELNPHIETLGAAAFFNLPMNWQGLDDKTVTKLCPVPVTPVHLVREVPADAAAELQRQHALRVGWRKRLFAHLQHVTRHNLLLGTVSQMALAPASLGVMLGKSYLPLGFGQWVKRLRRKADLPIPTKLEFIALQPELTRSSQQNQMGFTDAEQTEKVGGFLRMIGLTDGFAPLVVIMGHGSTSQNNPHAAAYECGACSGRHSGPNARVFAAMANRAEIRTLLAAQGIHIPTDTWFVGAEHDTCDEHIPWFDTDKVPAALQDALHTLQASLTEAARHSAHERCRKLASAPRQPTLAQAAAHIASRAVDYSQARPELGHATNACALIGRRAVTRGSFLDRRCFLISYDCTRDPDGKILENILLNAGPVGAGINLEYYFSTVNNDRYGAGTKVTHNLTGLFGVMEGVFSDLRTGLPQQMIEIHEAMRLLVIVEAKAAIVGEIYARQAPLQELIGGGWLMVAVKDPDSAVIDLFVQGTGFVRWEGELHELPMVDRSAEWYSGDYGHLSPALVTANAVSPEVAHA; this is translated from the coding sequence GTGAGTGGGGGTATTTTCCAGCACTTACTGGAACATTTGGAACACGTCTTACCCGGTCAAGCACCCCTGCGGGATTTCGTGCACCACAATACCCTGCACGGTTTTCAACACCTCCCTTTCCCAGCAGCGCTCAAAGCGGCGCATGACATTACCGGCGCTTACGGCTATTTGCCCAGCGAAAAATTCCGCGAGTATTTTCAGCGTGGGCGCATCACCGCAGATGATTTGGACTCGGTATTGCAAGCCGATTCCGGCCTGAATAGCGTAGAAACTGTATTCAATCGCGCCGCTAACGGTGCAGCGGTTACACGCGGCGATATTTACCGCACCGCCCTGATTCACCCCATTAAACCGATTAGCCCCAGCGAATTTGTGTGGCAAGTGGAAGAAAACCGGGTGCTGGAACGTGACGGTGAATTGTGGTCAGCGTGCCTGAGTGCATTGCAACTGGATCATCATCTGCTGCATTCCGAAGACTTACTCAACTTTTCCCCTGAACGTGCCGCCCGTTTGTTTGCCGCCGAACTCGATGCGCAAGGCACGGGCATTCACGAGCGCGTGGCTCAAGACGCACAGCAGCAATTACTCCGCCTCACCCAGCAAGTCGGTGAAACGCTGACCTTACGTGACTTATTGCAAGCGGTGACGGGGGAAGACATCCTCCACGACATCCGCCCCTTATTCCTCCGGCAAGTCGCCTCTTGGCTGGATCAAGGCATGGCGGCTTGGCACAACGGCACGGCGGGCAGCAGCTTTTTCACCGCATGGCGCAATACCAGTGAAGACGACCTTACCAGCACCTTGGAAGGGTTAACCGATTGGAGCGAACACCTCAATTCCCTCCCCGATACGGCTGAAGCCGCGATTATTGCCGAATTGCAACGCATCGGTATTCCCAAAGAACACTGGGAAAGCTACCTGGAACGTCTTGCCTTGGAATTGCCCGGCTGGTCGGGCATGTTCCTGTGGCGCGATCAACACCCCGGTTACGCGGGCATCACCACGCCACACGTCCACATGCTCGACTATTTGGCGGTGCGTTTGAGCATGGAACACCTGTTTGCGCGGCGCTTATGCCGTCAAATTTGGTGGATGGAAGCCAGCCTTAGCGATATTCGCGGGCGATTTCGGCGACATCCCACCGAATTTTGGGTGCGTTACTACACCTTTAACCACCGCCTGCCCGAATATTTGCTCACCCCGGCACAACAATTGATTCGTCACAGCCGCCCGCGTGTTAACGAAGAAGCGCAGTGGGAACAATTGGCGCACCAAATCTGGACGTGGGCGCACAGCCCCGCGAATGCCACCCTGCAAGGCTGGAACGCTTACGCGCACGGCTGGCGCTTATTTCGCTTGGCGCAACATCTGGCGTTGGATGCGGCAACGCTACACCAACTGAACCACACGCAACTTGAAGTTATTTTCACCTGTCTCGACGCACTGGATGCCGAACACAGCGGTTTTCTGTGGCTGCAAGCGTATGAACGCCATTACCGCGAGCAAATCTTCAACGCTATCATTAATAACCACGGGCGTGGCACTTGGCAGCAACGCCACCAACGCCCGCAAGCGCAACTGGTGTTTTGCATGGATGAGCGCGAAGAGGGTATTCGCCGCCATCTGGAAGAACTCAACCCGCACATCGAAACGCTGGGCGCGGCGGCATTTTTCAACCTGCCCATGAACTGGCAAGGGCTGGACGACAAAACCGTCACCAAACTCTGCCCTGTACCCGTTACCCCGGTGCATTTGGTGCGCGAAGTGCCAGCGGATGCAGCAGCAGAATTGCAACGCCAACATGCCCTACGGGTCGGGTGGCGTAAACGGCTGTTTGCCCACTTGCAACACGTTACCCGGCATAACTTGCTGCTTGGCACCGTGAGTCAAATGGCACTCGCACCCGCCTCGTTGGGTGTCATGTTAGGCAAATCCTACCTGCCCTTGGGTTTTGGGCAATGGGTGAAACGCTTGCGCCGCAAAGCCGATCTGCCGATTCCGACCAAGCTAGAGTTTATTGCTTTGCAGCCGGAGCTGACCCGTTCCAGCCAGCAAAACCAGATGGGCTTCACCGACGCGGAACAAACCGAAAAAGTCGGCGGGTTCTTGCGCATGATCGGGCTAACCGATGGCTTCGCGCCGCTGGTGGTGATTATGGGACACGGCTCTACCAGCCAAAACAATCCCCATGCGGCGGCGTATGAATGCGGCGCGTGCAGCGGTCGCCACAGCGGGCCAAATGCACGGGTGTTTGCGGCAATGGCGAATCGCGCTGAAATCCGCACGCTATTGGCAGCGCAAGGCATTCACATCCCCACCGATACCTGGTTTGTGGGCGCAGAACACGATACCTGCGACGAACACATTCCTTGGTTTGACACCGACAAAGTACCCGCCGCGTTGCAGGATGCGTTGCACACCTTGCAAGCCAGTTTGACCGAAGCGGCGCGGCATTCCGCGCACGAACGTTGCCGCAAACTGGCCTCTGCCCCACGTCAACCGACGCTGGCACAAGCGGCGGCGCACATTGCCAGCCGTGCCGTCGATTACAGCCAAGCCCGCCCGGAATTGGGTCATGCCACCAACGCTTGCGCCTTGATCGGGCGACGCGCCGTGACGCGGGGTAGTTTTCTGGATCGGCGCTGTTTCCTGATTTCGTATGACTGCACCCGCGACCCGGATGGCAAGATTCTGGAAAATATTTTGCTGAATGCGGGGCCGGTCGGCGCGGGCATTAACCTCGAATACTATTTTTCCACCGTGAATAACGACCGCTATGGCGCTGGCACGAAAGTTACCCACAACCTCACTGGGCTGTTTGGGGTCATGGAAGGCGTATTCAGCGATTTGCGTACTGGTTTGCCGCAGCAAATGATTGAAATCCACGAGGCGATGCGCTTGCTGGTAATCGTGGAGGCGAAAGCGGCGATAGTTGGTGAGATTTACGCACGGCAAGCGCCGTTACAGGAATTGATTGGTGGCGGGTGGCTGATGGTGGCGGTGAAAGACCCGGATAGTGCGGTGATTGATTTGTTTGTGCAGGGAACGGGGTTTGTGCGCTGGGAGGGAGAATTGCATGAGTTGCCGATGGTGGATAGGTCGGCGGAGTGGTATTCGGGGGATTATGGGCATTTGTCACCGGCGTTGGTGACGGCTAACGCCGTTTCCCCGGAGGTTGCTCATGCCTAA
- a CDS encoding complex I subunit 4 family protein, giving the protein MMDHPLILLLLLPAVGAFILALLPSERPGLIRNTAIGVAAVTLAYAVSLTQQIDFSNPAIQLATSVVWNPKLGTSFSLGVDGLAFPMVLLTTVLVLMALLASHMITHHVKGYYLLMLLLEAATMGVFMAQDWGLFYVFWELVLIPLFFLIDRWGGKNRQTAALNFVLYTMGGSIFMLLALLVLFDATPAHSFTFAAMAEGARQLSTAEQVLIFSGLLIGFGVKMPLFPLHGWLPLAHVEAPSPVSILLSGILLKMGSYGLLRAIDILPAAAQAMQGLLFTLGVIGLLYGGLLAWRQSDMKKMIAYSSVSHMGVVLIGISTLNVTGMTGAVYQMVAHGLVAGATFMLIGLLYERTHTRDINDYGSLIRVTPRFAFLIILAFVGGVGLPSTAGFVAELHVLIGGFEAWGWSIVLLSLGVLITATYSIRTVKQLYTGPMRLDMQQVEDMRPLEMVAAGSLITGTLLLGFYPTPCST; this is encoded by the coding sequence ATGATGGATCACCCGCTCATCCTGCTCTTGCTTCTGCCTGCGGTAGGTGCGTTTATCTTGGCATTATTACCCAGTGAGCGACCGGGCTTAATCCGCAACACCGCTATTGGGGTGGCAGCCGTTACACTGGCCTATGCCGTAAGCCTCACCCAACAAATCGACTTTAGCAACCCCGCGATTCAATTGGCGACCAGTGTGGTCTGGAATCCCAAGCTGGGCACGTCGTTTTCCTTAGGCGTGGATGGATTAGCGTTCCCGATGGTGTTGCTCACCACCGTGCTGGTGCTGATGGCGTTGCTGGCTTCGCACATGATCACGCATCACGTCAAAGGCTATTACCTGCTGATGCTCTTGCTGGAAGCCGCCACCATGGGCGTGTTTATGGCGCAAGATTGGGGCTTATTTTACGTTTTTTGGGAACTGGTGCTGATTCCGCTGTTTTTCCTGATTGACCGCTGGGGTGGCAAAAATCGTCAAACAGCGGCATTGAATTTCGTGTTGTACACCATGGGTGGCTCAATTTTCATGCTGCTGGCATTATTGGTGCTGTTTGACGCGACTCCGGCACACTCTTTCACCTTTGCGGCCATGGCAGAAGGTGCACGGCAATTGAGTACGGCTGAACAAGTGCTGATTTTCAGCGGCTTACTGATTGGTTTCGGGGTAAAAATGCCCCTGTTCCCATTGCACGGCTGGCTACCGTTGGCGCACGTCGAAGCGCCTAGTCCCGTGAGTATTTTGCTCTCCGGCATCCTGTTAAAAATGGGGTCGTATGGCTTATTACGCGCCATTGATATTTTACCCGCCGCCGCGCAAGCGATGCAGGGCTTATTGTTTACTTTGGGTGTGATTGGCTTGCTCTACGGCGGCTTGTTGGCATGGCGGCAAAGCGATATGAAAAAAATGATCGCATACTCCTCCGTGAGTCACATGGGCGTGGTGCTGATTGGAATTTCCACCTTGAACGTCACCGGCATGACGGGCGCGGTATACCAAATGGTGGCGCACGGGCTGGTAGCAGGTGCAACATTCATGCTGATCGGCTTGTTGTATGAGCGTACCCATACCCGCGACATCAATGATTATGGATCGCTGATTAGAGTCACGCCGCGTTTCGCTTTTCTGATTATTTTGGCGTTCGTCGGTGGTGTAGGCTTGCCGAGTACCGCAGGTTTTGTGGCGGAATTGCACGTCTTGATCGGCGGCTTTGAGGCGTGGGGATGGAGCATTGTATTGCTGTCGCTGGGCGTGTTGATCACGGCCACTTACAGCATTCGCACCGTCAAACAGCTTTACACCGGCCCGATGCGGCTGGATATGCAGCAAGTCGAAGACATGCGCCCACTGGAAATGGTCGCCGCCGGAAGCTTGATTACTGGCACGTTATTGCTGGGCTTTTACCCTACCCCCTGCTCGACATGA
- a CDS encoding TolC family outer membrane protein: MKQHTLAFLIAASLTLITQQAQAENLLQVYQQAKGYDAQFKALESDYLAILERKPQALAALKPQVGVSGAITQSRQRTTRDASLLDSDDVGGSTASSYSVNVSKSLYNKALNAQVDQADSVIAQASAGLEAEREGLILRVAEAYFNFLLAQDNLEFARTEKDAISRQLEQTRAYFDAGRSAITDVKEAESRYDLAVAQEINAVNQLDLGREQLRVLTGGFYQTLNAPAANLPLTVPTPADIEQWVKTAKANNKQLIASQHAIQAAQTAIDIQRAAKKPVVDLVARQTGNDTQSSAEIDPQNYGASVGVQVSMPLYTGGSTDSKIREAQHNFRQAQQQFEFQNRTTEQQARNAFLTVQSSISQVKANQRALASAETAAEATQAGFEVGTRTAVDVLTSLRNVFSARRDYSQTRYTYLLNTLKLRQAAGILTDADIANMNTFMTSTPKQLAAALQPSAPAADIEDNGSFESYSAAPTAADTAKAEAETPPVAQAAMPVEQIAPAKPAPVQQAPAAAPPYFIIPQDVGKK, from the coding sequence ATGAAACAACACACACTGGCATTCTTGATAGCAGCCTCCCTGACACTCATCACGCAGCAAGCACAGGCAGAAAACCTGCTTCAGGTTTACCAACAAGCCAAAGGCTACGATGCCCAATTCAAGGCGCTGGAAAGCGATTATCTGGCGATTCTGGAGCGCAAACCGCAAGCACTTGCTGCGCTCAAGCCACAAGTGGGTGTTTCGGGAGCCATTACCCAAAGCCGCCAGCGCACCACACGCGATGCATCGTTATTGGACTCAGATGACGTAGGCGGTAGCACTGCCAGTAGTTACAGCGTGAACGTCAGCAAGTCACTGTATAACAAAGCTCTGAACGCCCAGGTTGACCAAGCCGATTCAGTCATTGCACAAGCCAGTGCCGGTTTGGAAGCTGAACGCGAAGGGCTAATCCTGCGCGTCGCAGAAGCCTACTTCAACTTCCTGTTAGCGCAAGATAATCTCGAATTCGCCCGCACTGAAAAAGACGCCATCAGCCGCCAACTGGAACAAACCCGCGCCTATTTTGATGCTGGTCGTTCCGCGATTACCGACGTGAAAGAAGCTGAGTCGCGCTACGATCTCGCGGTTGCTCAGGAAATCAACGCCGTCAACCAGCTTGACCTCGGTCGTGAACAATTACGGGTGCTAACGGGTGGTTTCTACCAAACGCTGAATGCGCCAGCAGCCAATCTCCCGCTGACGGTGCCGACCCCAGCCGATATTGAACAATGGGTCAAAACCGCCAAAGCCAACAACAAACAACTCATTGCCAGCCAGCACGCGATTCAGGCAGCGCAAACAGCGATTGATATTCAGCGTGCGGCGAAAAAGCCAGTCGTGGATCTGGTTGCCAGACAAACCGGCAACGACACCCAAAGCAGCGCTGAAATAGACCCGCAAAACTACGGCGCCAGCGTGGGCGTGCAAGTAAGTATGCCGCTGTATACCGGCGGCAGCACGGATTCAAAAATCCGCGAAGCGCAACACAACTTCCGTCAGGCGCAACAGCAATTTGAGTTCCAAAACCGCACCACCGAACAACAAGCTCGGAATGCATTTTTGACCGTGCAATCCAGTATCAGCCAAGTAAAAGCCAACCAACGTGCCTTAGCTTCTGCTGAAACAGCGGCTGAAGCCACCCAAGCAGGCTTTGAAGTCGGCACCCGCACAGCGGTGGACGTGCTGACCTCACTGCGCAATGTGTTCAGCGCTCGCCGCGATTATTCACAAACGCGCTACACCTATTTGCTGAATACACTGAAACTGCGCCAAGCCGCCGGGATTCTGACCGACGCCGACATTGCCAATATGAACACTTTCATGACCTCAACGCCTAAGCAATTAGCGGCGGCATTGCAACCCAGCGCCCCCGCTGCGGATATTGAAGACAATGGCAGTTTTGAAAGCTACAGCGCTGCACCAACAGCAGCGGACACCGCCAAAGCCGAAGCGGAAACGCCACCGGTAGCGCAAGCAGCAATGCCTGTGGAACAAATTGCACCTGCCAAACCAGCGCCCGTACAACAAGCCCCTGCTGCGGCGCCGCCATATTTCATCATCCCGCAAGATGTTGGCAAAAAATAA